The DNA window GCCGGCAGTACCGTCCGCTCGCCGGCGTGAGGCGGCGGCCTAAGACGCTTGGTCTTCGCTGTAGCGGATCATGATCACGCTGTAGCCGCCGAGAGGGTCGTTCTCCGAGCGGATCGACCCCCAGCCGTAGGTGTAGGGCGGCGGACCGAGCAGGGAAACGAGCCAGGTGTCGTGGTCGGCCTTGCGGGCGTTTTCTTCCTCACCGGACCAGTCGTCCCACGACAGCTTCGAGACCGCGCCGACTTGATACAGCTCGACGGCGGCGAGGCAGCCCTGGCGGAACCGGAGCGTCACCCGGAAGCTGCGGCCGTAGATGTTCAGGCGATCCAGACGGTAGGCGCTCCAACCAGGGTCCAGCGGGAGGGCCTTGGCGCGATGGGCGAGCTGGGAGCGCAGGAACGTGGCTTCTGCTGTCCGGCCGCCGACGCGGAGGGTGGGGACGAGCTCGATCTCGCCATTGTCCGCGTGGATCATGCGGCCCATTGAACCATGCAGATCAAGCGAGGACAACGCCCTCCCGGGCTCCGCGGAAGGGGATGGCATCGCCACGACGTGGCGCCTTCGGCGCTTCGTGCGCGCCCTGAGCGGGTCCGGCGCACGTCCAGCACATCGGGATTGACGTCATGATCGCGCTGGCAACTAGATGGGGATGGTGACGCTCCAACCGGGAACGCAGGTCGATCGGTACATTGTCGAGGACGTGCTCGGCAAGGGGACGACCGGCTGCGTGTACCGTGCGCGGGACACTCGCCTCGGGCGACGCGTGGCGATCAAGGTGCTCTCGCCCGAGCTGAGTCAGAGCGCGCAAGGCGCCGAAGCGGCGGCGCGGCTGCGCCGGGAGGCGTACGCGATCGCGGCGCTCGAGCACCCGAACGCGGTGCAGGTGTTCGACTTCGGCGAGTCGTTCGCGGGGCCATACATCGCGATGGAGCTGATCGATGGCAACAGCCTGCGGGTCTGGCTCGGCGCGCCCGAAGTCTCGACGGCGCTGAAGCTGCGCTGGCTCGCGGACGCCGCGCGCGCGCTGGGGGCGGCGCACCGCGCAGGGATCATCCACCGCGACGTGAAGCCCGACAACATCCTGGTGCGCAACGACGGGATGGTGAAGGTGCTCGACTTCGGCATCGCTCAGGGAGGCGGTGATCCACAGACGCTGCGGCGCCTCACCGTCGAGGGGCGAATCGTGGGCACGCCGGCCTACATGTCTCCGGAGCAGCTCTTCGATCGGCCGCTCGACGGTCGCAGCGATCAGTTCTCGCTGGGCATCACGGCCTACGAGCTCTTGAGCGGCGGTTTGCCGTGGAGCGGCGTGGAGAGCGTGCCGGATCTGATGGTGAAGATCGTGAGCCAGGAGATCCGCGACATCCCCGACCCGGTGGGCGATCTGCCGCCGGTGGTGAAGATGGCGCTGCTCCGCACGCTGAAGAAGAACGCCGCGGAGCGGTTCCCGACCATGGAGGAGCTGGTCCAGGTGCTCGATCCCTGGACGGCCGGCGCGCAGGCCCCGGCGGCCGCTGCGCGCCAGGTCGTGTCATACCGCTCGTCGCCCCCCCCAGCGCATCCGTCACCTCGGCCGCACGCGCCGTCTTACCCGCCTGCGCAAGCCGTCCATCATCCACGGGCTGCGTCTCGCTCTGCCGTGCACGCTTCTTCGCCGCCGGGACCACCGGGACCGCCGGGGCAGCCAGGGCAGAGGGGGTCGGCCGCATCGTATCCCTCGTCGCCGCCGCCAGCGACGGCAGGGGCCCACGGTGGACGCGAAGGAAGCGAGGCGCGCGGGGCGAGTCGGTCGAGCAAGGCACCGCCGTCCTCGGCTGCGCCCGGAGAGACGCGCTCGCTGCGGCGTCTCGTCATCGGCTTCAGTCTCGGGGCGGCGGCCACGGTCGCGCTGGCGCTGGCGCTGCTCTCGCGGTACGCGCCACCCACGCCCGCCATCGACACGGCGACCCCGGCCTCCACGGGCTCGGCTGAGCCCTGATCCGTGGTGGTGCAGCTGCTGTAGCGCGGCGGCGCCTGTCGGTCGGTTCGAGCGGGGGCGAAGGGGTTGCTGTCAC is part of the Chondromyces crocatus genome and encodes:
- a CDS encoding serine/threonine-protein kinase; this translates as MVTLQPGTQVDRYIVEDVLGKGTTGCVYRARDTRLGRRVAIKVLSPELSQSAQGAEAAARLRREAYAIAALEHPNAVQVFDFGESFAGPYIAMELIDGNSLRVWLGAPEVSTALKLRWLADAARALGAAHRAGIIHRDVKPDNILVRNDGMVKVLDFGIAQGGGDPQTLRRLTVEGRIVGTPAYMSPEQLFDRPLDGRSDQFSLGITAYELLSGGLPWSGVESVPDLMVKIVSQEIRDIPDPVGDLPPVVKMALLRTLKKNAAERFPTMEELVQVLDPWTAGAQAPAAAARQVVSYRSSPPPAHPSPRPHAPSYPPAQAVHHPRAASRSAVHASSPPGPPGPPGQPGQRGSAASYPSSPPPATAGAHGGREGSEARGASRSSKAPPSSAAPGETRSLRRLVIGFSLGAAATVALALALLSRYAPPTPAIDTATPASTGSAEP